TCTTTATCCGTTGACAAGCGATTCTAATTCTCCACTTGCATCGAGTGCATGCAAATCATCACAACCACCAATAGACTCACCAGCTATAAAAATCTGCGGCACTGATTTACGGTTGCCTTTAGTAGTCTTAGACATCTCATCACGTGCAGCCTCATCACCGTCAATCCGAATTTGCTCATACTTAAGCCCTTTAGAATTAAGTAAGCTAAGTGCTTTCTGGCAATAAGGGCAGTGATCCCAAGTATAAATCTTAATTTCTTTAATTTGTGACATGAGTCAGATTATAGCAAAATCATAGAGACTCATCTGTACAAAAACTATAGCTTGGATCTTTATCACAGAGAACTTGTTTCAAAGTATCGTTTTGAGCTTTCAGTTCTTTTACAGCTTCTACCAAAACCGCTGTCATCTTGCCATATGTTACAGATTTGTAACCATCATTATCTGTTCGTACTAACTCAGGAAAGTATGGTTCAAGCTCTTGTGCTATGAATCCAACATTAACTTGGTCTCCATGACTCTCTCTATCAATCCAATTATAAAAGACTCCACGTATATTCATTAACTTATCTAGGACTGAATCAAGTGGCTCTATGTTTTCTTTATAACGACGATCAGAAGAGTCAGTAATAGTAAAACCTCTTATCGTTCCATTAACATCAAGCTTGTAAGTAGGTGTGGTGTCATTAATACCTACATTACCTGCTGCGGTTATAACCATACGTCTAAGCAAACCACTAGTAGCAGATTGAGTTTTAAAATAAATATCCGCTCCTCGATTCGATGAAGTCCAATCACCACTAACTTCTGAGACAATCAAAGCACCGTAATCATAATTAGTACCATCATAGGTACCACCAAAATAAATTCCACCAATTTCGTCTTCTTCACCAGTATCATTAGGATCAGCATCATTGTTATGAAGAGCCAAGCGTGGAAGATCATCTGATATCACCATCTTCATAGTAGCAGGCACAGCATCAGTACCTACGGCAAGGTTGCCTGCAGAGTCAATTGACATTCGAGTATTAGTACCAAGCACAGCAGAAC
This window of the Cyanobacteriota bacterium genome carries:
- the grxC gene encoding glutaredoxin 3 yields the protein MSQIKEIKIYTWDHCPYCQKALSLLNSKGLKYEQIRIDGDEAARDEMSKTTKGNRKSVPQIFIAGESIGGCDDLHALDASGELESLVNG